The genomic stretch CACGAACTTCTTGTTGCGGTATTCGATGATGAACTTGTTGCTCTGCCGGAGCTCCATCTGGATGACCTCGGCGAGGTCCTTCTTCTCCCGCATGAGCACCAGGTGGTTCATGGCGAAGATCTGCAGCATCCGCCGGGGATCGTCCTCGTTTTCCAGGGCCCGCTTGGTCTGAGCGATGATCTTGCCCATCTCCTGCTCGAAGATGGAAATGAGGATGTCGTACTTGTTGTTGAAATACAGATAGATAGTCCCGTCGGCCACCTTGGCTTCCTTGGCCACTTCCGAGATCTTGGCGTTGAAAAACCCCTTGCGGGCGAAGACCTTGATGGCGGCCTGCAGGATCTTGGTGTGCTTGTCAGAGACCTTCATCGGCTTTCC from Thermodesulfobacteriota bacterium encodes the following:
- a CDS encoding TetR/AcrR family transcriptional regulator is translated as MKVSDKHTKILQAAIKVFARKGFFNAKISEVAKEAKVADGTIYLYFNNKYDILISIFEQEMGKIIAQTKRALENEDDPRRMLQIFAMNHLVLMREKKDLAEVIQMELRQSNKFIIEYRNKKFVEYVDIISEIIHKGQAQGVFRADVMPGIVKRAFFGALDEMSRLWVLLPSPHYSLEEAAHHISKVFLHGICANPAECA